The nucleotide window ATGGTGGCGATTTAGTTGAAACGGCTTTTTTGATTCAAGGTCTCTTAACAGTTGCTGAATTCTTTAAAGACGGTAATGAACAAGAAAAAGCGTTGGTAGCAAAGATAGATAAATTATGGCGAGGGGTAGAATGGAACTGGTACACCAAAGGTGGCGAAGATGTGCTGTACTGGCATTGGTCACCCCAATACCGTTGGGAAATGAATTTTCCTGTAGGTGGTTACAATGAATGTTTAATTATGTATGTGCTTGCTGCAGCTTCGCCGACACATTCCGTTTCAAAAGAAGTTTACGAAAATGGTTGGGCAAGAAATGGCGATATCATTTCAGATGAAACATATTATGATGAAGATTTGGTGTTGGATTATTATCAACATAGCGATGCACCCATCGGACCATTATTCTGGTCACATTATTCCTACTTAGGGTTGAATCCAAAAGGTTTGTCAGATCAATATGCCGATTACTGGAAATTGACTCAAAATCACGCTAAAATTCACTACAAGTATGCGGTAGATAATCCAAAAAAATATAAGGGATATGGTAACAGCCTTTGGGGACTGACTTCTAGTTATTCTGTAAAAGGCTATAAAGGTCACAGACCAGGAAATGATCTTGGTGTAGTGTCACCTACAGCAGCATTATCATCGTTTCCTTATACACCAGGAGAAAGTATGAATATGCTAAATAATATCTACAAAAACCATGACAGTTTGGTTGGTAAATATGGTCCTTATGATGCTTTTAGTTTTGAGCATAATTGGTACACGCCGAGGTATTTGGCAATCGATCAAGGGCCAATTCCTGTGATGATAGAAAATCATAGAACAGGCTTACTATGGAATTTATTTATGCAAAACAAAGATGTTCAAGCGGGTTTAAATAAGCTTGGATTTAAAATTGAAAAAGAAAATTAAGATGAAGACTTTCAGACTATTAATTATTACAGTATTGTTTTTAAACTGCGGATCAGATAATGGTCCAGGTTATCAAGAACCCTATGATCCAAATGATAATGACCCTTTCATTCCATTATCTGATACAGAAATTATGGATTTAACCCAACAAGAAACTTTTAAATATTTCTGGGATTATGCAGGCGCAAATTCTGGTGCGGCAAAAGAGCGTTATCACCCAAATGATCCTAGCAATAGCCAAAATGTTATAACTGCTGGCGGTAGTGGATTTGGTTTAATGGCCATAATAGTTGGTATAGAACGTGGTTATATCTCAAGAGCTGAGGGTGTTCAACGATTGCAACAAATACTCAACTTTTTTGAAGGTGCTGACCGTTTTCACGGTGCTTGGGCACATTGGATGAATGATGCCACTGGTGCAGTTATACCTTTTAGTACCCAAGACGATGGTGGTGATATTGTTGAAACTGCATTTTTGGTTCAAGGGTTGATTTGTGTTAAGGAATATTTGAAAGATGGCTCTACTGAAGAACAAGAATTGGCAAACCAAGCTGATACACTTTGGAAAGGTGTAGAATGGGATTGGTACACAAACGGACAAAACAAGTTGTTATGGCATTGGAGTCCTAACAATGGTTTTGCTATTAACCTCGAGTTGAGAGGTTATAATGAAACCCTGTTAGCATTTATTCTAGGCGCAGCATCACCAGATTATCCTATTCCAGCAGAGGCTTATCATCAAGGTTGGGCGAATAATGGAAATATCGTATCGTCTGCAAATCAATATGGTATTCCTTTAATTTTAGACCATGCTGGTAGCGGAACAGGACCCCTGTTCTGGGCGCATTATTCATATTTAGGCTTAGATCCTTCTAACTTAAATGACCAATATGCTAATTATTGGAACTTGAATGTAAATCATACCAATATCAATTACCAATACTGCGTTAACAATCCTAATGATTATGCAGATTACGGACCAAACTGTTGGGGATTAACAGCAAGTTATACAAGAAATTCAGACGGTTCTGTGGGCTATACGGCTCACGATCCACAAAATGACAATGGCACAATTTCTCCTACTGCAGCAGTAAGTTCAATCCCTTACACACCAGAAAAATCTCTGGCGGCAATGCACTATTTCTATGAAAATGATTTAATGGGACCAGCAGGGTTTTACGATGCATTTAATCCTGAACATAATTGGGTAACAGAACGTTATTTAGCCATAGATCAGGGACCGCAAATTATTATGATAGAAAATCATCGTACAGGATTATTATGGAATTTGTTTATGCAAAACGAAGAAGTTCAAAATGGATTGGATGCCTTAGGGTTTACTTATTAATTATTACAGGATGAAGATATTTCAAATAATATTTATTCTATACTCATTAATCACGACTACATTTGTTAGTGCACAAGAGCATATATTTAAAGAAAAATTTCATGTAAAAGGTGAAGATACCTTACAGTATCGCATTATGTACCCTGAAAATTTTTCCGAGGAAGAAACATATCCAGTAGTATTATTTCTTCACGGTGCAGGAGAACGAGGAAACGATAATAAAAAGCAACTTGTACACGGTAGCAAATTATTCACGGATAAAACTAATAGAGATTCATTTCCGGCTATTGTGATTTTTCCGCAATGCCCTAAAAATGACTATTGGTCTAAAGTAGATGTTGATAGATCAACAAAGCCTATAGGTTTAAAGTTTGAATATGAAACCGGTCCGACAACAGCAATGGCCTTGGTACTGGATTTAATGGATGAACTTGCTGAAAAATCGTTTGTAAAAAAAGAGAAGATATATGTTGGTGGTCTGTCTATGGGAGGCATGGGAACTTTTGAAATTCTTTCGAGAAGACCAGACATGTTTGCGGCAGCCTTTGCCATCTGCGGTGGTGGTGATCCAGAATCTGTGAAAGAATACGCCAACACTACTAGTCTCTGGGTTTTTCATGGCGCTAAAGACGATGTGGTTGATCCTCAACTTTCAATAGATATGGTAAGTGGCATTTTAAAATATGGTGGTAAACCAAACTTTACTTTATATGCAGACGATAATCACAATAGTTGGGACTCTGCTTTTGCAGAACCAGAATTATTAAAATGGCTTTTTTCTAAATCAAAAAAATAATGAGAACTTTCAAAAACACTAACATAAAACCTCTGATAGTTGCTGTTTGTCTACTAACAGCAGTATCTTGCAATAACAAGAATAAAAAAAACACATCCTCTAAAACCGATAATCCGTATCAAGAGAAAGTAGATTCCATTATCGGTCTAATGACTTTAGAAGAAAAATTAGGACAATTAAACCTACCGGCAACAGGACCAATTACAACAGGATCTTCAAAAAGTACAGATGTTGTTAAAAAAATTGAAGACGGTAAAATAGGCGGCCTATTCAATCTTGGTGACCCTAAAAATATTTACGAAGTACAGAAAATCGCTGTCGAAAAAAGTCGACTCGGTATTCCTTTAATTTTTGGGATGGACGTTATTCACGGATTCAAAACTACATTCCCAATTCCATTAGGTTTATCATGTTCATGGGATATGGAAATGATTGAAAAAACAGCACAAATTGCAGCGTCTGAGGCAAGCGCTAACGGTATCAACTGGACGTTTTCACCAATGGTCGATATTTCTCGCGATCCGCGTTGGGGAAGAGTTTCCGAAGGTAATGGTGAAGATCCATACTTGGGTAGTGAGATTGCTCGTGCCATGGTTCGTGGTTATCAAAAAGACGATTTAACTGCTAATAATACCTTAATGTCTTGCGTAAAACATTTCGCTTTATATGGTGCCCCAGAAGCAGGTAGAGATTATAACACGGTAGATATGAGCCGTATAAGAATGTATAATGAATATTTGCCACCTTACAAAGCAGCGGTTGATGAAGGTGTTGGTTCTGTTATGGCATCGTTCAATGAAATTGATGGTATTCCAGCGACTGGAAATAAGTGGTTACTAACTGATTTATTGCGAGATGATTGGGGATTCAATGGTTTTGTAGTATCAGATTACACAGGTATTTACGAAATGAAGGCACACGGAATGGGTGATGCGTACGCGGTAACCTCTTTGGCTTTAAAAGCAGGATTGGATATGGACATGGCTGGCGATTCGCCAAATATAGATGCAGCTTACATTAAGCATTTAGAAGGTGCTTTAGAACAAGGAAAAATAGCGATGGCAGATATTGATACCGCTGTAGCTCGTGTGCTTACTGCAAAGTACCAACTAGGTTTATTTGATGATCCTTACAGATATTGTAATGAAGAACGTTCAAAAAATGAAACCTATACACAAAAGAATAGGGATTTTGCACGTCTCGTTGGTGCTGAGTCTACCGTACTACTTAAAAATGAAAATCAACTATTACCGTTAAAAAAGTCAGGAACAGTAGCCGTTATCGGACCTCTAGCAAAAGCAGGTAACAATATGCCTGGTACTTGGAGTGTGTCTTCCGATCATGATAAAGCCATTTCGGTTTGGGACGGTTTACAGCAAACAGTAGGTGAAAATGTTAATTTGTTGTATGCCAAAGGTAGTAATTTAGATTACGATCTAGAGCTTGAAAAAAGGGCTACAATGTTTGGGAAAACGATCCCGAGAGATGGCAGAACAGACAAACAATTATTAGATGAAGCACTTGCAATAGCTAAAAAATCTGATGTAATTGTAGCAACCATTGGCGAGTCTGCGGAGTTTAGCGGTGAAAGTAGTAGTCGTACAGATATCGGAATTCCACAAGTACAGAAAGACTTATTACAAGCTTTATTAAAAACAGGAAAACCTGTGGTATTGGTATTGTTTACAGGAAGACCTTTAACTTTAGTCGAAGAAAATGAAACTGTACCCGCAATTTTAAATGTTTGGTTTCCAGGCAGCGAAGCTGGTTTGTCCATTTCAGATGTGTTGTTCGGTGATGTTAATCCTTCAGGGAAGTTAACGGCAACATTCCCAAGAAATGTTGGCCAAGTACCACTTTTTTATAACCATAAAAATACAGGAAGACCACTAGGTAATAAGGAAGGAAAATTTGAAAAATTCAAAACCAATTATTTAGATGTTCGTAATGAGCCATTATATCCATTTGGTTATGGGTTGAGCTACACAACATTTGATTATTCAAACTTCAATCTTGATAAAACTTCTATTGGTATGGGTGGCGAAATCTCTGTTTCGGTAGACGTAACAAATTCTGGCAATTATGATGGTAAAGAAGTCGTTCAGCTTTACATAAGAGATGTCGTTGGCTCCGTAACAAGACCGGTTAAGGAATTGAAAGGTTTCAAAAAGGTAAGTATTAAAAAAGGGGAAACTAAAACAGTGACCTTCAACCTATCAGTAGAAGATTTAAAATTCTACAACTATGATTTAGATTTTGTTGCCGAACCAGGAATATTCCAAGTATTTGTTGGAACAGATTCAACAACAGAACTAATGAAAGAATTTGAATTAAAAAATAACAAAGAGTAGCCTTGTCACTTCGAGCGTAGTCGAGAAGTCTAAAAAAATTATAATGAGAAAAATAATCTTTTTCATATTATTTATAAACGGAAGTTTTATAGGCTTTGCCCAAAACTACGAAGTTAAAGTAGATTCGTTAATGAATCTGATGACACTTCAAGAAAAGATAGGGCAAACTGTAATGTACAGTGGTCGTTGGGATCAAACTGGTCCAATCGTAGGTACAGACAATGGCAAATACATTCGTGAAGGAAATTTAGGCGCCATGCTCAACGCATTTTCTGTAAAAGGCACACGAGATCTACAAAAAATTGCAGTTGAAGAAACACGCTTAGGCATACCGTTATTGTTCGGTTATGACGTCATTCACGGCCATCGCACCATCTTCCCGATTAATTTAGGATTATCTGCTAGTTGGGATTTAAAAATGGTTGAAGAAAGCTCTCGCATTGCTGCCGAAGAGGCTTCTGCTGAAGGTTTGCATTGGACGTTTGCACCCATGGTCGATCTTTCGCGAGAGCCTCGTTGGGGACGAATTTCAGAGGGTGCTGGTGAAGATGTCTATTTAGGAAGTGAAATAGCAAAGGCCTATGTAAAAGGGTTTCAAGGTGACGATTTATCGAAGCCTAATACTATTTTGGCCTGTGCAAAACATTACGTGGCGTATGGCGCTGCCCAAGCAGGTCGTGATTACCACACCGTAAATATGGGTGAAGGTGAACTACGAAATGTGTATTTACCACCGTTTAAAGCTGCGGTCGATGCTGGCGTCGAAACATTTATGTCGGCATTTAATGAGTTAAATGGTGTGCCTACTTCTGGAAACAAATTTACCCTAAGAGATATTCTTAGAGAGGAATGGGGATTTGAAGGGTTTGTAGTGTCAGATTATACATCCATTAACGAGTTGGTACCTCACGGATTTGCAAAAGATAGTATTGATGCTGCCAGAATCGGGATGAATGCTGGTGTGGATATGGATATGGTCGGAAAATTATATCACCATTTTTTAGAAGATTTGGTCAAAGAAGGTAAGGTCCCGGAAGCGTATGTTAATGATGCCTGCCGAAGAATTCTTCTCGCTAAATTTAAATTAGGTTTATTTGACAATCCTTATCGATACATCAATGAAGAGCGGGAAAATACCACCAAATACAAGCCTGAATTCTTGGATAAAGCCAGAGAAATTGCGGCAGCGTCTTCTGTCTTACTTCAAAATAAAAATGAAGCTTTACCACTTTCAAAAGACATAAAAAAGATTGCGTTTATTGGCCCTTTGGTAAAAGACGAATATGATATTATTGGTAATTGGGCAGCAAAAGGGGATCGAAAAGGAAAGGCAGTTAGTGTATATGAAGGTATTTCAGAATATTTAAATCCCAATCAGATTCTTTATGCTAAAGGTTGCGAAATTTTAAAGGATGATGATTCTGGTTTTGAGGAAGCCATTTCAATATCCGAGCAAGCTGATGCCATTGTTTTAGTAATGGGCGAAGGTCACCATATGAGTGGTGAAGCGGCTTCGAGAACTAATCTAAAGATTCCAGGTATTCAACCAGAACTTATCAAGAAAATAAGAGAAGCCAATCCAAACAAAAAAATCACTTTGGTATTAATGAATGGTCGTCCATTAAATTTATCTAATGAAGTGGATTTGGTGGATGCGATTTTAGAAATCTGGTTTCCCGGTACAATGGGTGGCGCAGCAACCGCTGATTTATTATTTGGAGAAGTCAATCCTTCAGGAAAATTAACGGTAACATTCCCGAGAAATGTGGGTCAAGTGCCTATTTACTACAATATGAAAAATACGGGAAGACCAATCCCAGAAGATAATCCTAAGGAAGATTACAAGAGTAATTATATCGATGTACCAAATACAACATTATTTGCTTTTGGGCATGGGCTGAGTTATACAACATTCACCTATTCAGATTTCAGAATATCGTCTCAAACTTTAAATCCAAATGGAACTATTGAAGCTTCGGTAACTGTTACCAACTCAGGCAATAGGGATGGACACGAAATAGTACAACTCTACATTCACGATAAAGTAGCAAGCGTCACAAGACCTGTAAAGGAATTAAAAGGCTTTCAAAAATTAGCTTTGAAAAAGGGTGAAAGTAAAACCGTAACATTTAAAATTTCGGTTGAAGATTTAAAATTCTACAACAGCGAAATGAAATATGGTGTAGAACCAGGTGAGTTTGAAATTGCCATTGCGCCAAGTTCAGATTTTAGGTTTAAACATACATTTAACGTATTAGATTAATAGCTAATTATGCCACACATTAACCATAGAATGTTTTTATTAAGCTTTATGTTGTGTGTGGCTTTCCCTTTTTTTTGTAGCTCACAATCAAAAACTATTAATTCTGGATGGCAATTTTCCGAGGATAAAACGACCTGGGAAACCGTAAATATTCCTCATACGTGGAATAAGGATGATGCCTTTGATGATGAGCGCGGCTACCGTCGTGGATTAGGTTTTTATAAAAAGCAAATCTATGTGTCTTCAGAAGGCAAAGACCAAATTTTCTATTTAAAATTTAGCGCCGTAAATCAAGAAGCAACAGTTTTTGTTAATGGAGAAAAAGTTGTGAATCATAAAGGTGGTTACACCGCTTTTAATGTTGAAATCACATCACGTTTAAACTTCGATGCCTACAATTTAATTGAAGTTGAAGTTGATAATTCCCATAATGTAGACATACCACCATTAGATGCGGATTTCACCTTTTACGGTGGCATTTACCGCGATGTGGAATTAATTAAAGTTCCAAAGCAACATTTTAGTTTAAAGGATTATGCTTCCGATGGATTCTATGTTAATTATGACGATATCTCCAAAGAAAAAGCCAGTATAAATATTAAAGTTTTAATTGACAATTTTGATAAAAAAACCGAAACGCATTTAGACCTTAAGATTTTTGATGCTGATGGACATCTGATAAGACAAGATCATCAAGGACTAAAATTAAAAGCAAACGAAACAAAAACGATTGAAGTTAATTATCCAGATATTAAGAATCCAAAATTATGGTCACCTGACCATCCGTATTTATATAAATTACAACTGACTTTAACTGATAAAAACGGAAGGG belongs to Winogradskyella sp. J14-2 and includes:
- a CDS encoding glucoamylase family protein encodes the protein MYTTRKITILTFIILGLVLSCKSEKKDVPESNKGLYSDLTNQELLDTIQFQTFNYFWEGAEPNSGLARERLHMDDVYPTSPKNTVTTGGSGFGLMAIIVGVERGWITRKEALERYTKVVDFLETADRFHGAWPHWIDGETGKVYPFSKKDNGGDLVETAFLIQGLLTVAEFFKDGNEQEKALVAKIDKLWRGVEWNWYTKGGEDVLYWHWSPQYRWEMNFPVGGYNECLIMYVLAAASPTHSVSKEVYENGWARNGDIISDETYYDEDLVLDYYQHSDAPIGPLFWSHYSYLGLNPKGLSDQYADYWKLTQNHAKIHYKYAVDNPKKYKGYGNSLWGLTSSYSVKGYKGHRPGNDLGVVSPTAALSSFPYTPGESMNMLNNIYKNHDSLVGKYGPYDAFSFEHNWYTPRYLAIDQGPIPVMIENHRTGLLWNLFMQNKDVQAGLNKLGFKIEKEN
- a CDS encoding glucoamylase family protein; this translates as MKTFRLLIITVLFLNCGSDNGPGYQEPYDPNDNDPFIPLSDTEIMDLTQQETFKYFWDYAGANSGAAKERYHPNDPSNSQNVITAGGSGFGLMAIIVGIERGYISRAEGVQRLQQILNFFEGADRFHGAWAHWMNDATGAVIPFSTQDDGGDIVETAFLVQGLICVKEYLKDGSTEEQELANQADTLWKGVEWDWYTNGQNKLLWHWSPNNGFAINLELRGYNETLLAFILGAASPDYPIPAEAYHQGWANNGNIVSSANQYGIPLILDHAGSGTGPLFWAHYSYLGLDPSNLNDQYANYWNLNVNHTNINYQYCVNNPNDYADYGPNCWGLTASYTRNSDGSVGYTAHDPQNDNGTISPTAAVSSIPYTPEKSLAAMHYFYENDLMGPAGFYDAFNPEHNWVTERYLAIDQGPQIIMIENHRTGLLWNLFMQNEEVQNGLDALGFTY
- a CDS encoding prolyl oligopeptidase family serine peptidase — its product is MKIFQIIFILYSLITTTFVSAQEHIFKEKFHVKGEDTLQYRIMYPENFSEEETYPVVLFLHGAGERGNDNKKQLVHGSKLFTDKTNRDSFPAIVIFPQCPKNDYWSKVDVDRSTKPIGLKFEYETGPTTAMALVLDLMDELAEKSFVKKEKIYVGGLSMGGMGTFEILSRRPDMFAAAFAICGGGDPESVKEYANTTSLWVFHGAKDDVVDPQLSIDMVSGILKYGGKPNFTLYADDNHNSWDSAFAEPELLKWLFSKSKK
- the bglX gene encoding beta-glucosidase BglX — encoded protein: MRTFKNTNIKPLIVAVCLLTAVSCNNKNKKNTSSKTDNPYQEKVDSIIGLMTLEEKLGQLNLPATGPITTGSSKSTDVVKKIEDGKIGGLFNLGDPKNIYEVQKIAVEKSRLGIPLIFGMDVIHGFKTTFPIPLGLSCSWDMEMIEKTAQIAASEASANGINWTFSPMVDISRDPRWGRVSEGNGEDPYLGSEIARAMVRGYQKDDLTANNTLMSCVKHFALYGAPEAGRDYNTVDMSRIRMYNEYLPPYKAAVDEGVGSVMASFNEIDGIPATGNKWLLTDLLRDDWGFNGFVVSDYTGIYEMKAHGMGDAYAVTSLALKAGLDMDMAGDSPNIDAAYIKHLEGALEQGKIAMADIDTAVARVLTAKYQLGLFDDPYRYCNEERSKNETYTQKNRDFARLVGAESTVLLKNENQLLPLKKSGTVAVIGPLAKAGNNMPGTWSVSSDHDKAISVWDGLQQTVGENVNLLYAKGSNLDYDLELEKRATMFGKTIPRDGRTDKQLLDEALAIAKKSDVIVATIGESAEFSGESSSRTDIGIPQVQKDLLQALLKTGKPVVLVLFTGRPLTLVEENETVPAILNVWFPGSEAGLSISDVLFGDVNPSGKLTATFPRNVGQVPLFYNHKNTGRPLGNKEGKFEKFKTNYLDVRNEPLYPFGYGLSYTTFDYSNFNLDKTSIGMGGEISVSVDVTNSGNYDGKEVVQLYIRDVVGSVTRPVKELKGFKKVSIKKGETKTVTFNLSVEDLKFYNYDLDFVAEPGIFQVFVGTDSTTELMKEFELKNNKE
- a CDS encoding glycoside hydrolase family 3 N-terminal domain-containing protein; amino-acid sequence: MRKIIFFILFINGSFIGFAQNYEVKVDSLMNLMTLQEKIGQTVMYSGRWDQTGPIVGTDNGKYIREGNLGAMLNAFSVKGTRDLQKIAVEETRLGIPLLFGYDVIHGHRTIFPINLGLSASWDLKMVEESSRIAAEEASAEGLHWTFAPMVDLSREPRWGRISEGAGEDVYLGSEIAKAYVKGFQGDDLSKPNTILACAKHYVAYGAAQAGRDYHTVNMGEGELRNVYLPPFKAAVDAGVETFMSAFNELNGVPTSGNKFTLRDILREEWGFEGFVVSDYTSINELVPHGFAKDSIDAARIGMNAGVDMDMVGKLYHHFLEDLVKEGKVPEAYVNDACRRILLAKFKLGLFDNPYRYINEERENTTKYKPEFLDKAREIAAASSVLLQNKNEALPLSKDIKKIAFIGPLVKDEYDIIGNWAAKGDRKGKAVSVYEGISEYLNPNQILYAKGCEILKDDDSGFEEAISISEQADAIVLVMGEGHHMSGEAASRTNLKIPGIQPELIKKIREANPNKKITLVLMNGRPLNLSNEVDLVDAILEIWFPGTMGGAATADLLFGEVNPSGKLTVTFPRNVGQVPIYYNMKNTGRPIPEDNPKEDYKSNYIDVPNTTLFAFGHGLSYTTFTYSDFRISSQTLNPNGTIEASVTVTNSGNRDGHEIVQLYIHDKVASVTRPVKELKGFQKLALKKGESKTVTFKISVEDLKFYNSEMKYGVEPGEFEIAIAPSSDFRFKHTFNVLD